In one Candidatus Nomurabacteria bacterium genomic region, the following are encoded:
- a CDS encoding SurA N-terminal domain-containing protein, with protein sequence MKKLRRFKRNKSEEAEKPNRITNETVAEHREKILAGGRRFKYPVQYAKHRLVINTIVISVVALILVVVLIWWQLYLVQNTSTFFYRITRVVPLPVASVDGQYVPYSDYLESFRSQEHYLETKQGVNLYSKENKAQLNWLKRQALDSAIAHSYAEKLAKATNITVSTKEVNEAILHQRQSSNGTISEDTYFAIALDHYDWTPDEVREATANELLRQKVAYRVDTIASKLRDEMQAKLKSESDFDKIASAIAPVGGVKVQSSVTPLVPSNNQDGGLAEQASKLEVGKISEIFRSTTGDGYYVVKLLQRDNERISYAVLRIPLTMFQQQLDQIKKDHKVEEYINLPEVKSSLSTQP encoded by the coding sequence ATGAAAAAGCTACGCCGATTTAAGCGAAATAAGTCCGAAGAGGCCGAAAAACCTAATCGGATTACCAATGAAACAGTCGCCGAGCATCGAGAGAAGATTCTCGCTGGTGGTCGTCGTTTTAAATACCCGGTACAATACGCGAAACATCGTCTAGTTATTAACACGATTGTCATAAGCGTAGTTGCTCTTATCCTGGTTGTTGTCTTGATTTGGTGGCAATTATACTTAGTTCAAAATACGTCTACTTTTTTCTACAGAATAACGAGGGTGGTGCCGTTACCAGTGGCTAGCGTGGATGGTCAGTATGTTCCGTACAGTGATTATTTAGAGAGCTTCAGGTCACAGGAGCATTATTTAGAGACGAAGCAAGGCGTTAATCTATATAGCAAAGAGAATAAAGCCCAACTGAATTGGTTGAAACGTCAGGCTCTTGATAGTGCCATTGCTCACAGTTATGCAGAGAAATTGGCTAAAGCCACGAATATAACTGTTTCAACAAAAGAAGTGAATGAGGCTATCTTGCACCAACGTCAGTCAAGTAACGGTACCATATCCGAGGATACGTACTTTGCAATTGCACTGGACCATTACGACTGGACTCCAGATGAGGTTCGTGAGGCTACTGCAAATGAACTGCTTCGCCAAAAAGTGGCTTATCGTGTTGATACTATTGCATCAAAGCTCCGTGATGAGATGCAGGCAAAGTTAAAAAGCGAGTCTGATTTTGATAAGATAGCATCAGCGATTGCTCCCGTAGGTGGTGTCAAGGTGCAATCAAGCGTTACTCCACTCGTTCCCTCTAATAATCAAGATGGAGGCTTGGCGGAACAAGCGTCAAAACTTGAAGTGGGGAAAATTTCAGAGATTTTTCGATCAACCACGGGAGACGGCTATTACGTTGTGAAATTATTGCAACGCGACAACGAACGTATAAGTTATGCAGTGTTGCGCATCCCGTTGACGATGTTCCAGCAGCAGTTAGATCAGATTAAGAAGGATCACAAGGTAGAGGAGTATATAAATCTACCTGAAGTAAAATCATCACTTAGTACACAGCCATAG